In bacterium, the following proteins share a genomic window:
- a CDS encoding glycosyltransferase, translating into MRLAFLSIGRHIHTERWIRWFAAQGHDCHLLTVQPGEVPGVTVHDIRRGGGPLPFGHLKPVRYAMSLLEVRACLRRLRPDLLNTHFLTGYGYWGHYSGFHPNVLTVWGDDVYVTPFESALKNRLARAALRGCDALTGDSADILAVSATLGADPDRSFRVLWGVDFEVFRPADADEWRRARGFAPDDLVFFSPRSYTQPYYNIDIVIAAASRVAAAEPRARFLFSGYEGDPAPFAAMVEGAGLSGRAVVAGRLPHDEFATALQACDAFISVPSVDATAVSLLEAMSTGRAVIVSGLASACEWVQDGVSGLVVPPRDVEALAGAMLKLAASADLRTELGAAALVVAHRHAGFAGNMRIVDRIFAHLLEGTPWPAEASLAALREGGGAP; encoded by the coding sequence GTGCGCCTGGCGTTCCTTTCCATCGGTCGCCACATCCACACCGAACGGTGGATCCGCTGGTTCGCCGCGCAGGGGCACGACTGCCACCTGCTGACCGTGCAACCGGGCGAGGTGCCCGGCGTGACGGTGCACGACATCCGGCGCGGGGGCGGGCCCCTTCCGTTCGGACATTTGAAGCCGGTCCGCTACGCGATGTCGCTGCTCGAGGTGCGCGCCTGCCTGCGCCGGCTGCGTCCCGACCTTCTCAACACGCATTTCCTGACCGGCTACGGCTACTGGGGGCACTACTCGGGCTTCCACCCGAACGTGCTGACCGTGTGGGGCGACGACGTCTACGTGACGCCGTTCGAGAGCGCGCTGAAGAACCGCCTGGCGCGCGCGGCGCTGCGCGGCTGCGATGCGTTGACGGGCGACTCGGCCGATATCCTCGCGGTGAGCGCAACGCTCGGCGCTGATCCGGACCGCAGCTTCCGTGTGCTGTGGGGCGTCGATTTCGAGGTCTTCCGGCCCGCCGATGCCGACGAGTGGCGACGCGCGCGCGGGTTCGCACCCGACGACCTGGTCTTTTTCTCGCCGCGCAGCTACACCCAGCCGTACTACAACATCGACATCGTCATTGCCGCCGCTTCGCGGGTGGCGGCAGCCGAGCCGCGGGCGCGCTTCCTTTTCAGCGGCTACGAGGGCGACCCGGCGCCGTTCGCCGCCATGGTCGAGGGCGCCGGCCTGTCGGGACGCGCTGTCGTCGCCGGGCGCCTGCCGCACGACGAGTTCGCGACAGCTCTGCAGGCGTGCGATGCCTTCATCTCCGTGCCGTCGGTGGATGCGACGGCCGTGAGCCTGCTCGAGGCGATGTCCACCGGCAGGGCCGTGATCGTCTCGGGCCTGGCTTCGGCCTGCGAGTGGGTGCAGGACGGCGTCTCGGGGCTGGTCGTCCCGCCACGCGATGTCGAGGCGCTGGCGGGCGCCATGCTGAAGCTGGCGGCATCCGCAGACCTGCGGACGGAGCTGGGCGCCGCGGCGCTTGTCGTGGCCCATCGTCACGCCGGGTTTGCCGGGAACATGCGCATCGTCGATCGCATCTTCGCACACCTGCTCGAGGGCACGCCGTGGCCGGCCGAGGCCAGTCTGGCGGCGCTGCGCGAAGGCGGCGGTGCGCCGTGA
- a CDS encoding glycosyltransferase family 4 protein, with protein sequence MPGQLIRVAMIGQKGYPPVHGGIEKHVAELAARLPGHGFSVEIYSRPHYSALDGESGLPGVSVRRLPSIPTKHLDAISHTVAASFDVLRREAAIVHYHALGPGLLSGVPRWLGRRRTVVTVHGLDWQREKWGPVARGVLRAGEWASAALPDRTIVVSKALAEHYRQSHHRSVDYIPNGIGAPTVRAPEHLGALGVDRPFVLFVARLVPEKGCHLLLEAWQGLPADQRAAYRLVVAGDAGFTHGYADRLRREAPDDVLFPGFVNGPRLEELYSAASVMVLPSTLEGLSISLLEAMSYGRCCLVSDIPPNLEAGGDAAASFRSGDAGDLRRELVALLRDEPRRQRLGLAAQAHARENYDWDRVAADTAALYRQLLAGSSKSI encoded by the coding sequence GTGCCGGGACAACTCATTCGCGTGGCCATGATCGGGCAGAAGGGTTACCCGCCGGTTCACGGCGGCATCGAGAAGCACGTGGCCGAGCTGGCGGCGCGCCTGCCCGGCCACGGCTTCTCCGTCGAGATCTACAGCCGGCCCCATTACAGCGCCCTGGACGGCGAGAGCGGCCTGCCCGGCGTCTCCGTCCGGCGGCTGCCGTCCATTCCGACCAAGCACCTCGATGCGATCAGCCACACCGTCGCCGCGTCCTTCGACGTGCTGCGGCGCGAGGCCGCCATCGTCCACTACCATGCGCTGGGGCCGGGCCTGCTCTCGGGGGTGCCGCGCTGGCTGGGGCGCCGTCGCACCGTGGTCACCGTGCACGGCCTGGACTGGCAACGCGAGAAATGGGGACCGGTCGCCAGGGGCGTGCTGCGCGCGGGGGAGTGGGCCAGTGCCGCCCTGCCCGACCGCACCATCGTCGTCTCGAAGGCCCTGGCGGAACATTACCGGCAGTCGCACCACCGCAGCGTGGACTACATCCCCAACGGGATCGGGGCCCCGACGGTGCGCGCGCCCGAACACCTGGGCGCCCTGGGAGTGGACCGTCCGTTCGTCCTGTTCGTGGCGCGCCTGGTGCCGGAGAAGGGCTGCCACCTGCTGCTCGAGGCCTGGCAGGGGCTGCCGGCCGACCAGCGGGCCGCGTACCGGCTGGTCGTGGCCGGCGACGCCGGGTTCACACACGGCTACGCCGACCGCCTGCGGCGCGAGGCGCCTGACGACGTCCTGTTCCCGGGCTTCGTGAACGGTCCGCGGCTCGAGGAGCTCTATTCCGCGGCCTCGGTGATGGTGCTGCCGTCGACCCTGGAGGGCCTGTCGATCTCGCTCCTCGAGGCGATGAGCTACGGGCGGTGCTGCCTGGTCAGCGACATCCCGCCGAACCTCGAGGCGGGAGGCGACGCCGCGGCGTCGTTCCGCAGCGGCGATGCCGGCGACCTGCGGCGGGAACTGGTCGCGCTGCTGCGCGACGAACCGCGGCGACAGCGGCTGGGCCTTGCGGCGCAGGCCCATGCGCGCGAGAACTACGACTGGGACAGGGTCGCGGCCGATACGGCGGCCCTGTACAGGCAGTTGCTGGCGGGATCGTCAAAATCGATTTGA
- a CDS encoding Gfo/Idh/MocA family oxidoreductase, which produces MIKMGVIGCGYWGPNLIRNFAAQKGAQLAYISDLDEKRLNHVGLLYPSTIKTTNYRQILEDPEVQAVVVATPMTTHYPLGREVLEAGKHLFLEKPMATTSADCRALNALAAKRGLQVMVGHTFVYTPAVRKIKTLMEAGELGEIYYVNISRVNLGIFQKDANVVWDLAPHDVAMLNYLFGADPVSVSAVGHCYVQKELGIEDVAFVTLEYPGGRLVHIHVSWLDPNKIRLCTFVGSRKMLVYDDVSPSEKIRVYDKGVDVQPHYENFGEFQLLYRSGDVFIPRLDTVEPLKAETAQFLDEIRGTASPLSSGDHGLRVVQVLEGACLSMKENGRRIDLKYDA; this is translated from the coding sequence ATGATCAAGATGGGTGTCATCGGTTGCGGTTACTGGGGACCGAACCTGATCCGGAATTTCGCGGCTCAGAAGGGCGCCCAGCTGGCGTACATCTCGGATCTGGACGAGAAGCGCCTCAACCATGTCGGCCTGCTGTATCCCTCGACGATCAAGACCACGAACTACCGGCAGATCCTCGAGGATCCCGAAGTGCAGGCCGTGGTCGTGGCCACGCCGATGACCACGCACTACCCCCTCGGCCGCGAGGTCCTCGAGGCGGGCAAGCACCTGTTCCTGGAAAAACCCATGGCGACGACGAGCGCCGACTGCCGCGCCCTGAACGCGCTGGCGGCCAAGCGCGGCCTGCAGGTGATGGTCGGCCACACCTTCGTCTACACGCCCGCCGTTCGTAAGATCAAGACGCTGATGGAAGCGGGGGAACTGGGCGAGATCTACTACGTGAACATCTCGCGCGTGAACCTGGGCATCTTCCAGAAGGACGCGAACGTGGTCTGGGACCTGGCGCCCCACGACGTCGCGATGCTGAACTACCTGTTCGGTGCGGACCCGGTCTCCGTGAGCGCGGTGGGCCACTGCTACGTGCAGAAGGAACTGGGCATCGAGGACGTGGCCTTCGTGACGCTGGAGTATCCGGGCGGACGCCTCGTGCACATCCACGTCAGCTGGCTGGACCCGAACAAGATCCGCTTGTGCACTTTCGTCGGCAGCCGCAAGATGCTGGTGTACGATGACGTGTCGCCGTCGGAGAAGATCCGCGTCTACGACAAGGGCGTCGACGTGCAGCCGCACTACGAGAACTTCGGCGAGTTCCAGCTCCTGTACCGCTCGGGCGACGTGTTCATCCCGCGCCTGGACACCGTGGAGCCGCTGAAGGCCGAGACCGCGCAGTTCCTCGACGAGATTCGCGGCACCGCCTCGCCGCTCAGCTCGGGGGACCACGGACTGCGCGTGGTGCAGGTGCTGGAAGGCGCCTGCCTCTCGATGAAGGAGAACGGCCGGCGCATCGACTTGAAGTACGATGCCTGA
- a CDS encoding sugar transferase yields MKDDAAAVAVVGGSYAVSAPRLFIPADTTRYYGNQGRLKRLVDVVVAGLALAAISPLFLLICLLIKRSSPGPVLFVQERLGRDGRPFKFYKFRSMVHNSDDTIHRQFAAMFINGDEGGCAASNSGEKVFKLKRDPRITPIGAFLRRTSLDELPQLLNIIRGDMSLVGPRPPIAYEIENYQPWHMERLKAVPGLTGLWQISGRSSVSFDEMVRLDIRYINEWSFRRDLAIIAKTVPVVFRGTGGY; encoded by the coding sequence ATGAAGGATGACGCGGCAGCGGTGGCGGTCGTTGGCGGCTCTTATGCGGTCAGTGCACCCCGGCTCTTCATTCCAGCCGACACCACGCGTTACTACGGCAACCAGGGTCGCCTGAAGCGGCTCGTGGATGTCGTCGTAGCCGGTTTGGCGTTGGCGGCCATTTCGCCCCTGTTCCTGCTGATCTGCCTGCTGATCAAGCGGAGCAGTCCAGGACCTGTGCTGTTCGTTCAGGAACGGCTGGGTCGCGACGGCCGGCCGTTCAAGTTCTACAAGTTCCGCTCGATGGTCCACAACAGCGACGACACCATCCACCGGCAGTTTGCCGCCATGTTCATCAATGGCGACGAAGGCGGCTGCGCGGCGTCCAATTCGGGCGAGAAGGTGTTCAAGCTGAAGCGCGACCCGCGCATCACGCCGATCGGTGCCTTCCTGCGCCGCACCAGCCTGGACGAACTGCCCCAGCTGCTCAATATCATCCGGGGCGACATGTCCCTGGTGGGCCCGCGCCCGCCCATCGCCTACGAGATCGAGAACTACCAGCCGTGGCACATGGAGCGGCTGAAGGCCGTGCCGGGCCTGACCGGCCTGTGGCAGATCTCGGGGCGCAGTTCCGTCAGCTTCGACGAGATGGTCCGCCTGGACATCCGCTACATCAACGAGTGGTCGTTCCGGAGAGACCTGGCCATCATCGCCAAGACCGTTCCGGTCGTTTTTCGGGGCACCGGCGGGTATTGA
- a CDS encoding inositol-3-phosphate synthase yields MPEHRQIQPATGKLGILTPGMGAVSSTFMAGVIAIRKGLRLPIGSTTQMGHIRLGKRTENRQPLIKNFLPLTDLENIEFGGWDIFDVSCYEASITAGVLEKDLLEQIRPELEAIRPMKAVFDQHYVKKLTGTHVKKGTKMELAEAVMQDMADFKKAKKCERLVMVWCGSTEIYLKRTAVHETLASFEKGLREDSPDIPPSMIYAYAAIKSGVPYANGAPNLGPDVPALEQLAKANGVGICGKDFKTGQTLIKTVLAPGFKARQLGVAGWFSTNILGNRDGEVLDDPESFKSKEETKLGVLDAILQPDLYPDLYGNLFHKVRINYYPPRGDNKEGWDNIDIFGWCGRPMQIKVDFLCRDSILAAPLVLDLALLLDLGMRAKMPGGIQEWLSFYFKSPVVPDGLYAEHDLFIQQTKLKNTMRWMMGEDVITHLGQDYADE; encoded by the coding sequence ATGCCTGAGCATCGACAGATCCAGCCCGCCACCGGGAAACTGGGCATCCTGACCCCCGGCATGGGTGCGGTATCTTCCACCTTCATGGCCGGCGTCATCGCCATCCGGAAGGGCCTGCGCCTGCCCATCGGCAGCACGACACAGATGGGCCACATCCGGCTCGGCAAACGCACCGAGAACCGCCAGCCCCTCATCAAGAATTTCCTCCCGCTGACCGACCTCGAGAACATCGAGTTCGGGGGCTGGGACATCTTTGACGTCTCCTGCTACGAGGCCTCGATCACCGCCGGTGTCCTGGAAAAGGACCTCCTTGAGCAGATCCGCCCCGAGCTCGAGGCCATCCGCCCCATGAAGGCGGTGTTCGACCAGCACTACGTCAAAAAGCTGACCGGCACGCACGTCAAGAAGGGCACCAAGATGGAGCTGGCCGAGGCCGTCATGCAGGACATGGCGGACTTCAAGAAGGCCAAGAAGTGCGAACGCCTGGTCATGGTCTGGTGCGGATCGACCGAGATCTACCTCAAGCGTACCGCCGTGCACGAGACGCTGGCCTCGTTCGAGAAGGGCCTGCGCGAAGACAGTCCGGACATCCCGCCCAGCATGATCTACGCCTACGCGGCCATCAAGTCCGGCGTCCCCTACGCCAACGGTGCGCCGAACCTGGGCCCGGATGTCCCGGCCCTCGAGCAGCTGGCCAAGGCCAACGGCGTCGGCATCTGCGGCAAGGACTTCAAGACCGGCCAGACGCTGATCAAGACCGTGCTGGCCCCCGGCTTCAAGGCCCGCCAGCTGGGCGTCGCCGGCTGGTTCTCGACGAACATCCTGGGCAACCGCGACGGCGAAGTGCTGGACGACCCCGAGTCGTTCAAGTCGAAGGAAGAGACGAAGCTCGGCGTGCTGGACGCGATCCTGCAGCCGGACCTCTACCCCGACCTCTACGGCAACCTCTTCCACAAGGTGCGGATCAACTACTATCCGCCGCGCGGGGACAACAAGGAAGGCTGGGACAACATCGACATCTTCGGCTGGTGCGGCCGGCCGATGCAGATCAAGGTCGACTTCCTCTGCCGTGACTCGATCCTCGCCGCCCCGCTGGTGCTCGACCTGGCCCTGCTGCTGGACCTCGGCATGCGCGCCAAGATGCCGGGCGGGATCCAGGAGTGGCTGTCGTTCTACTTCAAGAGCCCGGTGGTGCCCGACGGCCTGTACGCAGAGCACGACCTGTTCATCCAGCAGACCAAGCTGAAGAACACCATGCGCTGGATGATGGGCGAAGATGTGATCACCCACCTCGGCCAGGACTACGCGGACGAGTAG
- a CDS encoding MBL fold metallo-hydrolase, giving the protein MDFTFDVRPVGPLRMNAVLVTSPGTGEAVLIDPGDEPAQLLAWVKASGCRVTALLATHGHFDHVGAAAEVGAALGLPLRCHPDDAPMIRQMPLIQEGYGFPATAVPTLVTDLVDGARVPLGDGFLEVVHVPGHAMGEVMFVLPGLAIVGDCLFAGSVGRTDLPGGDFATLEKSIRERIYTLPDATIVVSGHGPDTTVGREKATNPYVRG; this is encoded by the coding sequence ATGGACTTCACATTCGATGTGCGGCCGGTAGGTCCCCTGCGGATGAATGCGGTGCTCGTGACTTCTCCCGGGACCGGCGAGGCCGTACTGATCGACCCGGGCGACGAGCCGGCGCAGCTGCTCGCGTGGGTCAAGGCCTCGGGCTGCCGGGTCACGGCCCTGCTGGCGACCCACGGCCATTTCGACCACGTGGGCGCCGCCGCCGAGGTGGGCGCCGCGCTGGGCCTGCCCCTGCGCTGCCATCCCGACGATGCGCCGATGATCCGCCAGATGCCGCTCATCCAGGAAGGCTACGGGTTCCCGGCCACCGCCGTGCCCACGCTCGTCACCGACCTGGTCGACGGCGCGCGGGTGCCCCTGGGTGACGGGTTCCTCGAGGTGGTGCACGTACCCGGACACGCCATGGGCGAGGTCATGTTCGTGCTGCCGGGGCTCGCGATCGTCGGCGACTGCCTGTTCGCCGGTTCGGTGGGACGCACCGACCTGCCGGGCGGCGACTTCGCGACCCTGGAAAAAAGCATCCGGGAGCGCATCTACACGCTCCCGGACGCAACGATCGTCGTCAGTGGCCACGGCCCGGACACGACAGTGGGCCGCGAGAAGGCGACCAACCCCTACGTGCGGGGCTGA
- a CDS encoding ParA family protein: MGNVIAVVNHKGGVGKTTTAINLAAGLTRYSDVTSSCLIIDMDPHGCATSTLLGKLDGEPPARSVFDVLRRAITPQDGIASTIYDENIDLLPASPSLESMAKTQITDRLAKVVQALSTSYGWIIIDTPPDLGVLTQNALVAADYALIPTPCTGLAIPTLHQMKQLIERVQERQNIWLQLMGVLVTMKDGRTPLQKNMKKELGNVFGPNDVFKTIITTNIKIEEAPAASQSIYAYDSGCLGASLYRDWIKKEFLKKHQKLEKRKVELREHMELTREAAEEG, from the coding sequence ATGGGTAATGTGATCGCCGTCGTGAACCACAAGGGCGGAGTGGGCAAGACCACCACAGCCATCAACCTGGCGGCGGGCCTGACCCGATACAGCGATGTGACCTCATCCTGCCTGATCATCGACATGGATCCCCACGGCTGCGCCACGAGCACCCTGCTGGGCAAGCTGGACGGCGAACCGCCGGCGCGCAGCGTGTTCGACGTGCTGCGCCGGGCCATCACCCCGCAGGACGGCATCGCGTCGACCATCTACGACGAGAACATCGACCTGCTGCCGGCCAGCCCCTCGCTGGAGAGCATGGCCAAGACCCAGATCACCGACCGCCTGGCCAAGGTGGTCCAGGCGCTGTCGACCTCGTACGGCTGGATCATCATCGACACGCCGCCCGACCTCGGCGTGCTCACGCAGAACGCGCTGGTGGCGGCCGACTATGCGCTGATCCCGACGCCGTGCACCGGCCTGGCGATCCCGACGCTGCACCAGATGAAGCAGCTCATCGAGCGCGTGCAGGAGCGCCAGAACATCTGGCTGCAGCTGATGGGCGTCCTGGTCACGATGAAGGACGGCCGCACGCCGCTGCAGAAGAACATGAAGAAGGAACTCGGGAACGTCTTCGGCCCGAACGATGTCTTCAAGACGATCATCACGACGAACATCAAGATCGAGGAAGCGCCTGCCGCCTCGCAGAGCATCTACGCCTACGATTCGGGCTGCCTGGGCGCGTCGCTGTACCGCGACTGGATCAAGAAGGAATTCCTGAAGAAGCACCAGAAGCTGGAGAAGCGGAAGGTCGAACTGCGTGAGCACATGGAGCTCACGCGCGAGGCCGCTGAAGAGGGCTGA